From one Acidobacteriota bacterium genomic stretch:
- a CDS encoding HAD hydrolase family protein, with translation MRYVGKEEQPDDPSGLAKRVKLLLMDCDGVLTDGRLYFSASGEELKVFHVRDGQGIASWHALGLESGIITGRGAGTILRARADELGMRYLKTESKDKVGHLLEILDEAGVRAEETAFIGDDLGDIGILNAVGFPVAVADAAAELDSHVLFKTNRPGGKGAVREVIDFLIDIKRNRS, from the coding sequence TTGAGGTACGTCGGAAAGGAAGAACAGCCGGATGATCCATCCGGCCTCGCAAAGCGCGTCAAACTGCTCCTGATGGACTGTGACGGGGTGTTGACCGACGGCCGTTTGTATTTCTCGGCCTCCGGTGAAGAGTTGAAGGTTTTTCACGTTCGCGACGGTCAGGGAATCGCGTCGTGGCACGCGTTGGGACTGGAATCGGGGATCATCACCGGTCGCGGTGCCGGAACGATCTTGCGGGCGCGAGCCGATGAACTCGGAATGCGCTACTTGAAAACCGAATCAAAGGACAAAGTCGGTCATCTTCTTGAAATCCTCGACGAAGCAGGCGTCCGTGCCGAAGAGACGGCATTCATCGGCGACGACCTGGGCGACATCGGTATTTTGAATGCGGTCGGGTTTCCGGTGGCGGTCGCCGACGCGGCAGCTGAACTTGATTCGCACGTTTTATTCAAAACCAATAGGCCCGGCGGCAAGGGCGCGGTCAGGGAAGTAATCGATTTTCTCATCGACATAAAGAGAAACCGGTCGTGA
- the kdsA gene encoding 3-deoxy-8-phosphooctulonate synthase yields the protein MAGINSFNVENVGFGDGALSFILGPCVVESEKHALFMARSIKEICGEVGVEFVYKSSFDKANRSSIESFRGGGMEFGLSVLQTVRSELGLAVITDVHEPWQVEPTAAVADILQIPAFLCRQTDLLIEAARSGRAVNVKKGQFLAPWDARNIVDKLRGAGCERILLTERGASFGYNNLVVDLRSFPIMRSFGVPVVFDVTHSLQLPGGLGKATGGQSEYIEDFARAGVACGIDAVFMEVHDNPSAAPSDGPNQLPLNRLKPLLVKLKAIHELVSGA from the coding sequence ATGGCGGGAATCAACTCTTTTAATGTGGAAAACGTCGGTTTCGGCGACGGTGCGCTGAGCTTTATTCTTGGCCCGTGCGTCGTCGAGTCTGAAAAGCACGCGCTCTTTATGGCGCGCTCGATCAAAGAGATCTGCGGCGAGGTCGGCGTTGAGTTCGTTTACAAATCCTCCTTCGACAAGGCGAATCGAAGCTCGATCGAGAGTTTTCGAGGCGGCGGTATGGAATTCGGGCTCTCGGTGCTTCAAACCGTGAGGTCCGAGCTTGGACTGGCGGTGATCACCGATGTCCACGAACCGTGGCAGGTCGAACCGACGGCGGCCGTCGCCGATATTCTTCAGATTCCCGCTTTCTTGTGCCGCCAAACAGATCTGCTGATCGAAGCGGCCCGCTCGGGTCGTGCAGTGAACGTCAAGAAAGGACAGTTCCTCGCGCCCTGGGACGCGAGAAACATCGTCGACAAGCTTCGGGGCGCCGGGTGTGAGCGGATATTGCTGACCGAGCGCGGCGCGAGTTTCGGCTACAACAACCTGGTGGTCGACCTTCGGAGTTTTCCGATCATGCGTTCGTTCGGTGTTCCGGTCGTGTTCGACGTCACCCATTCGCTTCAATTGCCGGGCGGACTCGGAAAGGCAACGGGCGGTCAGTCTGAATACATCGAAGATTTCGCGCGCGCCGGTGTCGCTTGCGGAATTGACGCTGTTTTTATGGAGGTTCACGATAATCCCTCGGCCGCGCCGTCGGACGGTCCGAACCAGTTGCCGTTAAACCGCCTGAAGCCTTTGCTCGTGAAGCTCAAGGCGATTCACGAACTTGTGAGCGGCGCCTGA
- a CDS encoding CTP synthase translates to MTKYIFVTGGVVSSLGKGLAAASIGCLLESRGMSVQMMKLDPYINVDPGTMSPFQHGEVFVTDDGAETDLDLGHYERFTSAKLSQANNWTSGRIYLSVIEKERRGDYLGKTIQVIPHITDEIKAAVRKVADQEKPDVLIVEIGGTVGDIESLPFMEAIRQIGNEEGRNNAIFVHVTLVPYIAAAGELKTKPTQHSVKELREIGIAPDILLCRSDRPLSLDLRRKIALFCNVHENAVISALDVKTIYEVPLAFHEQGLDSLILDDLHIREQFPDANLKKWRELVATIKEPTDGEVKIAIVGKYVELEDAYKSLREALTHAGVANNLRVKIDWLESENLVKDDYETDLHDYDAILVPGGFGKRGVSGMIRAIKYARKSGTPYFGICLGMQTACIEYARNVCGLRDADSTEFTPETPFPVIFKLRDLVGVDELGGTMRLGAWDCNLKEGSLARSVYGETEMISERHRHRFEFNPEYRSVLENEGLIFSGVSPDGKFVEMVELPRDVHPFFIGCQFHPEYKSKPLAAHPLFAAFVRAAHEHRLNSENLADDVKSDKQIEMPERAEVVGEE, encoded by the coding sequence ATGACGAAATACATATTTGTAACGGGCGGCGTAGTTTCAAGCCTCGGAAAGGGTCTGGCAGCGGCATCGATCGGATGTTTGCTGGAATCGCGCGGTATGTCGGTTCAAATGATGAAACTCGATCCTTATATCAACGTCGATCCCGGAACGATGTCGCCGTTTCAACACGGCGAGGTCTTTGTTACCGACGACGGCGCCGAAACGGACCTCGATCTCGGACATTACGAGCGCTTCACGAGTGCCAAGCTTTCGCAGGCAAACAATTGGACGAGCGGCCGTATCTATCTCAGCGTCATCGAAAAGGAGCGGCGAGGCGACTATCTCGGCAAGACGATTCAGGTGATCCCGCACATCACGGACGAGATCAAGGCGGCGGTCCGGAAGGTTGCGGATCAGGAAAAACCGGATGTGCTGATCGTTGAGATCGGCGGCACCGTCGGCGATATCGAGTCGCTGCCGTTTATGGAGGCGATCCGCCAGATCGGTAACGAAGAAGGCCGCAATAACGCGATCTTCGTGCACGTCACCCTGGTGCCGTACATCGCCGCCGCGGGCGAACTCAAGACGAAGCCGACGCAGCACTCGGTGAAGGAACTTCGCGAGATCGGAATCGCGCCCGACATTCTGCTGTGCCGATCCGACCGTCCGCTGTCGCTCGATCTCCGGCGCAAGATCGCGCTGTTCTGCAACGTCCACGAAAATGCGGTCATTTCCGCGCTCGATGTGAAGACGATCTACGAGGTTCCGCTCGCGTTCCACGAACAGGGTCTCGATTCGTTGATACTGGACGATCTTCATATCCGCGAGCAGTTTCCCGATGCGAATCTGAAGAAATGGCGGGAACTGGTCGCGACGATCAAGGAGCCGACCGACGGCGAGGTCAAGATCGCGATCGTCGGCAAATACGTTGAACTTGAAGATGCCTACAAGAGTCTGCGCGAAGCTCTGACGCACGCCGGAGTGGCGAACAACCTGCGCGTCAAGATCGACTGGCTCGAATCCGAGAATCTGGTAAAGGACGACTACGAGACGGATCTTCACGACTACGATGCGATCCTCGTCCCGGGCGGGTTCGGAAAGCGAGGTGTTTCGGGAATGATCCGTGCGATCAAATACGCGCGCAAGTCCGGAACTCCATATTTCGGCATCTGCCTCGGAATGCAGACGGCGTGCATCGAATATGCCCGCAACGTTTGCGGTTTGCGCGATGCCGATTCGACCGAGTTTACGCCCGAAACGCCGTTTCCGGTGATATTCAAACTTCGGGATCTGGTCGGTGTCGATGAACTTGGGGGCACGATGCGCCTCGGCGCCTGGGACTGCAATCTCAAGGAAGGCTCGCTCGCCAGAAGCGTTTACGGCGAAACCGAAATGATCAGCGAACGCCATCGGCATCGCTTCGAGTTCAATCCTGAGTACCGGAGCGTTCTTGAAAATGAAGGTCTGATCTTCAGCGGCGTTTCTCCCGACGGAAAATTCGTCGAAATGGTTGAACTCCCGCGCGACGTTCACCCTTTCTTCATTGGTTGTCAGTTCCATCCCGAATACAAGTCGAAGCCTTTGGCGGCACATCCGCTTTTCGCGGCGTTTGTCCGCGCGGCGCACGAACATCGCCTGAACAGCGAGAATCTCGCGGATGATGTGAAAAGCGACAAGCAGATTGAAATGCCCGAACGGGCCGAGGTCGTCGGCGAAGAGTGA
- the kdsB gene encoding 3-deoxy-manno-octulosonate cytidylyltransferase has product MNPEQNVVAVIPARYASTRLPGKLLLEIGGIPLVVHTLNQVRKALSVTRIVVAADDERIASAVRFHGGEAIMTAKTHQSGSDRIAEVAEKHLAAGSIVVNVQGDEPLIPPSTIDAAVAAVLSDTTVDIATTSEPINEIEDVLSPHVVKVVVDRNGNALYFSRSPIPFPRDSVDHFGSLELALESDSTLLRVFRKHTGLYAYRREYLLEFSRMERSALERLEMLEQLRAIENGARIRIVEVSESSIGVDTAADLERVRALIEGARR; this is encoded by the coding sequence ATCAATCCCGAACAAAATGTGGTAGCAGTGATCCCGGCGCGTTACGCATCAACGCGACTTCCGGGCAAATTGTTGCTTGAAATCGGCGGAATTCCGCTCGTTGTTCACACGTTGAATCAGGTTCGCAAGGCGCTGAGCGTTACCCGAATCGTCGTCGCGGCCGACGACGAACGGATCGCGAGTGCGGTCCGGTTCCACGGCGGCGAAGCGATAATGACCGCGAAGACGCATCAGAGCGGCAGCGACCGCATCGCCGAGGTTGCGGAAAAGCACCTCGCGGCGGGTTCGATCGTGGTTAACGTTCAGGGCGATGAACCGCTGATCCCGCCGTCGACGATCGATGCGGCGGTCGCCGCGGTCTTGAGCGACACAACGGTCGATATCGCAACGACCAGCGAGCCGATCAACGAGATCGAAGATGTTCTGAGCCCGCATGTGGTCAAGGTCGTCGTCGATCGAAATGGGAACGCGCTTTATTTTTCGCGGTCTCCGATCCCGTTTCCGCGCGATTCCGTCGACCACTTTGGTTCGCTCGAACTCGCGCTCGAAAGCGATTCGACGTTGCTTCGCGTGTTCCGGAAACACACCGGTCTCTACGCATACCGCCGCGAGTATTTGCTTGAGTTTTCAAGAATGGAAAGATCTGCACTTGAGCGTCTTGAGATGCTCGAACAACTGCGGGCTATCGAGAACGGGGCGAGGATCAGGATCGTCGAGGTTTCGGAAAGTTCGATCGGCGTTGACACGGCGGCGGATCTTGAACGGGTCCGTGCCTTGATCGAGGGCGCGCGACGATGA
- a CDS encoding CPBP family intramembrane metalloprotease: MQNEELIEHTAAVELDRSDSGSDAVSPDDPSWGLVPAIIFWIVSVLLILILPALAVLPYAMMMGIDSQNLGEFLQGNKTALILNIAAIIPAHILTLVISWFIISRTKRVGYFEALGWDFGSFRAWHGIAIIGGFFAFAAVVGHYFPEQDNQLLQVLRSSREATILIALVATFSAPFVEEVVYRGVLYSAARKTMGTASSTVLVTLLFTIVHVPQYLPSYSTIFLLLSLSLVLTLVRARTGRLLPCVVLHFVFNGIQSALLILQPYFPQPLPDANAPAIYLWLGM; the protein is encoded by the coding sequence GTGCAAAACGAAGAACTTATCGAACATACGGCGGCTGTGGAGCTTGACCGCTCAGATTCCGGCTCCGACGCGGTCTCGCCGGACGATCCGTCGTGGGGACTCGTCCCCGCGATCATCTTTTGGATCGTGAGCGTTCTTTTGATCCTGATTCTCCCGGCGCTCGCCGTCCTTCCCTACGCGATGATGATGGGGATCGACTCACAAAATCTGGGCGAGTTTTTGCAGGGCAACAAGACCGCCTTGATCTTGAATATCGCGGCGATCATCCCGGCGCATATACTGACGCTTGTTATCTCGTGGTTCATCATCAGCCGAACGAAACGAGTCGGCTATTTCGAGGCTCTCGGCTGGGACTTCGGATCATTCCGCGCCTGGCACGGGATCGCGATCATCGGCGGCTTCTTCGCATTTGCGGCGGTCGTCGGCCATTATTTTCCGGAACAGGACAACCAACTCCTCCAAGTGCTTCGCAGTTCGCGGGAGGCAACGATCCTGATCGCGCTCGTCGCCACATTCTCGGCGCCGTTTGTTGAAGAGGTCGTCTATCGAGGCGTCCTCTATTCCGCCGCACGGAAAACTATGGGGACTGCATCTTCGACCGTGCTGGTCACGCTATTGTTCACGATCGTTCACGTGCCGCAGTATCTTCCGAGTTATTCGACGATCTTCCTGTTGCTTTCACTAAGCCTTGTCCTGACGCTGGTCAGGGCGCGCACCGGCAGACTTCTGCCGTGCGTCGTCCTGCATTTCGTCTTCAACGGCATTCAGTCGGCATTATTGATCTTACAACCGTATTTCCCGCAACCGCTGCCGGATGCGAACGCTCCGGCGATCTACCTTTGGTTGGGAATGTAG
- a CDS encoding FecR domain-containing protein, with amino-acid sequence MKNNVRIVFGLVFMSLFAGLAVAQEDRVVSSVGSIYVISAKAGGVSYVEGKVSVVRKEGKSGLLIKDDQIEVGDRVSTGPDSKAEILLNPGSYLRLGANTSFEFLTTSLDDLKLKLHGGSAVVEVLASDEFAVAIALPNASLSLTRSGVFRIDVLGNGSGRVSVWKGKMFIDGDSELKSGRALVVTGSNTTVAKFDRDSPDDLDTWSKLRAREISSVNARLERDSMRNSLLNSYNNGRWNAFNSFGLWVFDPFRRMWSFLPFGSGWGSPYGYDYRFDMWNYCNMPYWVYTNPNGNGNGTGTGGGGSTGGGGTTTVPNANRERTDNLRTPPFQRTNQAGSRVERNESDSPVFNGSGDGMNTNNQRRRVESDDSPNNDSKPVRTPPPPPPTPIIVIQNPNSKSKDN; translated from the coding sequence ATGAAAAATAACGTGCGTATCGTTTTTGGACTGGTTTTTATGAGTTTGTTCGCAGGCTTGGCGGTTGCGCAGGAAGATCGCGTCGTGTCCTCGGTCGGAAGTATCTACGTTATCTCCGCCAAGGCCGGCGGCGTAAGCTACGTCGAAGGCAAGGTCTCCGTGGTTCGCAAGGAAGGCAAGAGCGGGCTTCTGATAAAGGACGATCAGATCGAGGTCGGCGACCGTGTCAGCACGGGCCCGGACTCGAAGGCCGAGATACTGCTCAACCCCGGTTCGTACTTGCGTTTGGGGGCGAACACGAGTTTCGAGTTTCTGACAACAAGTCTCGACGATCTCAAGCTTAAGCTGCACGGCGGCAGTGCCGTCGTCGAGGTTTTGGCTTCCGATGAATTCGCGGTCGCGATCGCGCTGCCGAACGCCAGCCTCAGTCTGACGCGCTCGGGAGTATTTCGGATCGATGTTCTGGGCAACGGTTCCGGACGTGTTTCTGTGTGGAAAGGAAAGATGTTCATTGACGGCGATAGCGAACTGAAAAGCGGCCGCGCGTTGGTGGTCACCGGTTCGAACACGACGGTCGCGAAATTCGACCGCGACAGTCCTGACGATCTCGATACGTGGAGCAAATTGCGCGCCAGGGAGATCTCGTCGGTGAACGCGCGGCTCGAACGTGATTCGATGCGCAATTCGCTTTTGAATTCGTACAACAACGGACGTTGGAACGCGTTCAATTCCTTCGGGCTCTGGGTCTTCGATCCGTTTCGAAGGATGTGGTCCTTCCTTCCGTTCGGCTCAGGCTGGGGCTCGCCTTACGGCTATGACTATCGTTTCGATATGTGGAATTACTGCAATATGCCTTATTGGGTCTATACCAATCCGAATGGAAATGGAAATGGAACCGGAACGGGCGGCGGCGGTTCGACGGGCGGCGGCGGAACGACAACCGTTCCGAATGCGAACCGCGAGCGTACCGACAACCTCAGGACTCCGCCGTTCCAGCGAACGAATCAGGCCGGCAGCCGGGTCGAGCGGAACGAATCTGATTCGCCGGTTTTCAACGGTTCGGGCGACGGAATGAATACCAACAATCAACGTCGGCGAGTTGAGAGCGATGATTCGCCGAATAACGACTCGAAGCCGGTTCGGACTCCGCCTCCGCCTCCGCCGACTCCGATCATCGTGATTCAGAATCCGAATTCCAAGTCCAAGGACAACTAG
- a CDS encoding SpoIIE family protein phosphatase, which translates to MEEHHPETKAPDTSLSVVDKLRMLLDITKTISRSLDLDEVLTLVMETLDSLIHYDAAGIYLIENDRSGDNPYIFKSKAISGYAVPFSLVEPQLKLGEGFIGYCAQTGRSIISGDVSKDPRYFHARDNTISEMVAPIVSNDQVIGVFDLESDKPDAYSADDLQILQLLASQVAIIIEKVELHEQLVEKKRLQAQLEIARQVQLELLPDHDPKVKGFDISAYVFPTEQVSGDYYDWVKVFDDQVGIIVADAVGKGIPAALLTAFLRASLRLAVQIGYAPHIALSKVSNLLWDSVESHQFITAIYGILDATNKTFVFSNAGHNPPLLITPDGEHRFVEYGDLPLGMFREMRYHQHFIKFDEKQVLVLYTDGITEAAREDGEEYGRDRFVERVLEGIDLPARELVDHIRKGVADFTERKFLDDDGTLFIVKAL; encoded by the coding sequence ATGGAAGAACATCACCCGGAAACCAAAGCGCCGGATACGAGTCTGTCGGTCGTCGACAAGCTGCGAATGCTGCTCGACATCACCAAAACGATCAGCCGCTCGCTTGATCTCGACGAGGTTCTGACGCTTGTTATGGAAACGCTCGACTCGCTTATCCACTATGATGCCGCCGGAATCTATCTCATCGAGAACGACAGGTCGGGCGACAACCCCTACATCTTCAAATCGAAGGCGATCAGCGGTTACGCGGTCCCTTTCTCATTGGTCGAGCCGCAACTCAAACTCGGCGAAGGATTTATCGGGTATTGCGCGCAGACGGGGCGTTCGATCATTTCGGGCGACGTCAGCAAGGATCCGCGGTATTTTCACGCTCGCGACAACACGATCTCGGAAATGGTCGCCCCGATCGTCTCGAACGATCAGGTGATCGGGGTTTTCGACCTCGAGAGCGACAAGCCCGACGCTTATTCGGCGGACGATCTTCAGATCCTGCAGCTTCTCGCGTCGCAGGTGGCGATCATCATCGAAAAGGTCGAACTTCACGAGCAGCTTGTCGAGAAGAAGCGGCTTCAGGCGCAGCTCGAGATCGCGCGTCAGGTGCAGCTCGAACTTCTTCCGGATCACGACCCGAAGGTCAAGGGATTCGACATCAGTGCCTATGTTTTCCCGACGGAACAGGTCTCCGGCGATTATTACGATTGGGTAAAGGTGTTCGACGACCAGGTCGGGATCATCGTCGCCGATGCAGTCGGAAAGGGAATTCCGGCGGCGCTTCTGACGGCGTTTCTGCGCGCCTCGCTGCGGCTCGCGGTCCAGATCGGATACGCGCCGCATATCGCTCTTTCAAAGGTCAGCAATCTTCTTTGGGACTCGGTCGAATCGCATCAGTTCATAACCGCGATCTACGGCATTCTCGATGCGACCAACAAGACATTTGTATTCTCGAACGCGGGCCATAATCCGCCGTTGCTGATCACGCCGGACGGCGAGCACCGTTTTGTCGAGTACGGCGATCTCCCGCTCGGAATGTTCCGCGAAATGCGCTATCACCAGCATTTCATCAAGTTCGACGAAAAGCAGGTGTTGGTCCTCTATACCGATGGAATCACCGAAGCCGCCCGCGAGGACGGCGAAGAGTACGGGCGTGACCGTTTTGTCGAGCGTGTTCTCGAAGGGATCGATCTGCCGGCAAGGGAACTTGTCGATCATATCCGCAAGGGCGTCGCCGATTTCACCGAACGGAAGTTTCTCGATGATGACGGAACCCTGTTTATCGTCAAGGCGCTATAA
- a CDS encoding ImmA/IrrE family metallo-endopeptidase encodes MDPAELPPTAKGRNYELKAIGLREFAGLRRDEQRLDPFDLAAYAKLLVVTYEQMAPFLSGETRDHLLTDGKDAWSGGACSQKLPDGRKLIVLNPTHGSNRQNATLMEEISHVFLGHQPSRLAIKAVNKQGKTIARDYRPEIEEEAYGVGAAALVPYSALKRFIRRGRTSREIARHFNVSRELVEYRIKISRLWDEYANSILVNRDY; translated from the coding sequence ATGGATCCCGCTGAACTTCCGCCGACGGCGAAAGGCCGGAACTACGAACTCAAGGCGATCGGACTCCGCGAATTCGCCGGACTTCGGCGAGACGAACAGCGGCTCGATCCGTTTGACCTTGCCGCTTACGCCAAACTTCTGGTCGTGACCTACGAACAGATGGCTCCGTTTCTTTCGGGAGAAACGCGTGATCACCTACTGACCGACGGCAAAGACGCCTGGTCCGGCGGCGCATGTTCGCAGAAACTCCCCGACGGACGAAAACTGATCGTACTTAATCCGACGCACGGTTCGAACCGGCAGAACGCGACCTTGATGGAGGAGATCAGTCACGTGTTTCTCGGGCACCAGCCGTCGCGGCTCGCGATCAAGGCGGTCAACAAGCAAGGCAAGACGATCGCCCGCGACTACCGGCCGGAGATCGAAGAAGAAGCTTACGGCGTCGGCGCGGCGGCGCTTGTGCCCTACTCGGCGCTTAAACGATTCATCCGGCGCGGAAGGACTTCGCGCGAGATCGCGCGGCATTTCAATGTCAGCCGCGAACTGGTTGAATACCGGATCAAGATCTCGCGTTTGTGGGACGAATACGCGAACTCGATCCTTGTTAACCGCGATTATTGA
- a CDS encoding NADH-quinone oxidoreductase subunit I, with the protein MSIVSDVIKSTVAVIKGMKRTISEIPREKWTVQYPDVPVTVQPRYRGQHLLHVDENGKEKCVACYLCAAACPSECIYIEAVNDPRPYDERVGRDERYAKVYNIDYGRCIFCGFCVEACPKDAITHGYNFEISVYNRADLLKTKDDLLITKQKQSKNYRVALSTEDVDSEYKEV; encoded by the coding sequence ATGTCGATAGTCTCAGATGTTATCAAATCTACCGTTGCGGTGATCAAGGGGATGAAACGCACGATCTCCGAGATTCCGCGTGAAAAATGGACCGTGCAGTATCCGGATGTCCCGGTCACGGTACAGCCGCGATATCGCGGACAGCATTTGCTTCACGTTGACGAAAACGGCAAGGAGAAATGCGTCGCGTGTTATCTTTGTGCGGCGGCCTGTCCGTCGGAGTGCATTTACATTGAGGCGGTCAACGATCCGCGGCCGTACGACGAACGTGTCGGACGCGACGAGCGCTACGCGAAGGTTTACAACATCGATTACGGACGCTGCATCTTTTGCGGTTTCTGCGTCGAGGCGTGTCCGAAGGACGCGATCACGCACGGCTACAACTTCGAGATCTCCGTCTATAACCGCGCTGACCTTTTGAAGACGAAAGACGATCTGTTGATCACAAAACAGAAGCAGTCGAAGAACTACCGGGTCGCGCTCTCGACCGAGGACGTCGATTCCGAATATAAAGAAGTTTAG
- the ndk gene encoding nucleoside-diphosphate kinase has translation MSNLTFGIIKPDAVGKGHTGKIISRILGNGFQIRGMKLIHQSKKQAEGFYAVHAARPFFGELTEFMSSGPCVVLCLEKENAVKEWRDLMGATNPAEAAEGTLRKDFAGSIGENAVHGSDSDENAAIEIAYFFSKLELV, from the coding sequence ATGAGCAATTTAACATTCGGAATTATCAAACCCGACGCGGTCGGGAAAGGGCATACGGGAAAGATCATCAGCCGCATTCTCGGCAACGGATTTCAGATTCGCGGAATGAAGCTGATCCATCAGTCGAAGAAACAGGCCGAGGGCTTTTATGCGGTTCATGCCGCGCGTCCGTTTTTTGGGGAGTTGACCGAGTTTATGTCGAGCGGTCCGTGCGTCGTGCTTTGCCTGGAAAAGGAAAACGCGGTCAAAGAGTGGCGCGATCTGATGGGCGCGACGAACCCGGCGGAAGCCGCGGAGGGCACGCTGCGAAAGGATTTTGCCGGTTCGATCGGCGAGAACGCCGTCCACGGTTCCGATTCGGACGAAAATGCGGCGATCGAGATCGCTTATTTCTTCAGCAAGCTTGAATTAGTTTAG
- a CDS encoding acyl-CoA thioesterase has product MKFSHSFRVAAGDIDEQGHVNNVAYVRWVQEVAVAHWNAAVDAETRDALTWMLTRHEIDYLKQTFDGDEVTATTWVGKATRVTCERFTEILRGDDVLIRARSVWCLIDRSSLKPARISGEMRVVFEMG; this is encoded by the coding sequence ATGAAATTCTCGCACTCTTTTCGCGTAGCGGCCGGCGATATCGACGAACAGGGGCACGTCAACAATGTCGCCTACGTTCGTTGGGTCCAGGAAGTCGCCGTCGCGCATTGGAATGCGGCGGTCGATGCGGAAACGCGAGACGCGCTGACCTGGATGCTGACGCGGCACGAGATCGACTATCTGAAGCAGACGTTTGACGGGGACGAGGTGACGGCAACAACCTGGGTTGGAAAGGCGACGCGCGTCACCTGTGAGCGCTTTACCGAGATTTTGCGCGGAGACGACGTTCTGATCCGCGCGCGGAGCGTCTGGTGTTTGATCGACCGGTCCAGTTTGAAACCGGCTCGGATCTCGGGCGAAATGCGAGTCGTTTTCGAGATGGGCTAG
- a CDS encoding ester cyclase produces the protein MRENEALIRRWFNEVWNDKRESTIDELLGDNCVHRGLGGTEPIEIRGLEQFKGFFRAFIDAFPDIEVTVEDVVLDGDRLAARCTVRGTHTGGGLGVGASGRRVEFTGLGMCTIKDGRLVEVWNEFDFLKMYDQLGLVSLRLG, from the coding sequence ATGCGGGAAAACGAAGCTTTGATCCGGCGTTGGTTCAACGAGGTCTGGAACGATAAGCGGGAATCGACGATCGACGAACTGCTCGGCGACAACTGCGTTCATCGCGGGCTCGGCGGAACAGAACCGATCGAAATACGGGGTTTGGAACAGTTCAAGGGGTTCTTTCGGGCGTTCATTGATGCCTTTCCTGATATCGAAGTAACGGTTGAGGACGTTGTGCTCGACGGCGATAGACTCGCGGCGCGTTGCACGGTTCGCGGAACGCATACGGGCGGCGGCCTCGGCGTCGGAGCGTCCGGACGCCGGGTCGAATTCACGGGGTTGGGCATGTGCACCATCAAGGACGGAAGATTAGTCGAGGTCTGGAACGAGTTCGATTTTCTGAAGATGTACGATCAGCTTGGACTCGTTTCGCTGAGACTCGGATGA
- the sucD gene encoding succinate--CoA ligase subunit alpha: MSVLVDKNTRLIVQGITGKEGTFHTLQMIDYGTNVIGGVTPGKGGSTHEGVPVFNTVADAVNETGANASVIYVPPAFAADAIMEAADAGIPLVVAITEGIPITDMVAVKEYLRDKKTRVIGPNCPGIISPGKCKIGIMPGHIHKEGRIGVVSRSGTLTYEAVGQLTSLGLGQSTAIGIGGDPIIGTNHTDALRLFEADDETDAIIMIGEIGGTAEEDAAAYAKDNVTKPIVAFIAGQTAPPGRRMGHAGAIISGGKGTAGEKMKALREAGIRVVESPADIGRAVVELLGLKAGA; encoded by the coding sequence TTGAGCGTTTTAGTTGACAAGAACACGCGCCTCATCGTGCAGGGCATTACCGGCAAGGAAGGCACATTCCACACACTCCAGATGATCGACTACGGGACGAACGTCATCGGCGGCGTCACGCCCGGAAAGGGCGGTTCGACCCACGAAGGCGTTCCGGTCTTCAACACAGTCGCGGACGCCGTCAACGAAACCGGCGCGAACGCTTCGGTCATATACGTTCCGCCAGCATTCGCCGCGGATGCGATAATGGAAGCGGCCGACGCCGGGATCCCGCTCGTGGTCGCGATCACCGAAGGAATTCCGATCACCGATATGGTGGCCGTCAAAGAGTATCTGCGCGACAAGAAAACGCGGGTCATCGGTCCCAATTGTCCCGGTATCATTTCTCCCGGAAAATGCAAGATCGGCATTATGCCCGGCCATATCCATAAGGAAGGGCGCATCGGCGTCGTCTCGCGGTCGGGAACGTTGACGTACGAGGCTGTCGGACAGCTGACATCGCTCGGACTTGGCCAATCGACGGCGATCGGAATCGGCGGCGATCCGATCATCGGGACCAATCATACGGATGCATTGCGGCTTTTCGAAGCTGACGACGAGACGGACGCGATCATTATGATCGGCGAGATCGGGGGCACGGCCGAGGAAGATGCGGCCGCCTATGCCAAAGACAATGTGACGAAACCGATCGTCGCGTTCATCGCCGGTCAAACTGCTCCTCCGGGACGCCGTATGGGTCACGCCGGCGCGATCATTTCGGGCGGAAAGGGAACCGCCGGCGAGAAGATGAAGGCACTTCGCGAGGCGGGGATCCGCGTTGTCGAATCGCCGGCGGACATCGGCCGCGCGGTGGTCGAACTTCTTGGATTGAAAGCGGGAGCCTGA